In the genome of Cyclopterus lumpus isolate fCycLum1 chromosome 19, fCycLum1.pri, whole genome shotgun sequence, one region contains:
- the exoc7 gene encoding exocyst complex component 7 isoform X3, producing MVHTEDASSRKREIEEKLKQEQETLSFIRENLEKSDQQTKGMVSILSSFESRLMQLENSIIPVHKQTENLQRLQENVDKTLSCMDHVISYYHVAKDTDRIIREGPTGRLDEYLACIAKIQKAVEYFQDNNPDSPELNTVKARFEKGKELLEAEFRSLLTRYSKPVPPILILDAIGVDEELEVQEDVVLEHLPEAVLQDIICIAGWLVEYGRNQDFMNVYFQIRSNQLDRSIKGLKDHFRKNSASSGILYSPAVQTKRKDTPTKKAPKRPGKDDVLDIEIDSYIHCISAFVKLAQSEYALLAEIIPEHHQKKTFDSLIQEALDNLMLEGDNIVSAARRAIMRHDYSAVLTIFPILRHLKMNKSEFDATLQGTAASTKNKLPTLITSMETIGAKALEEFADSIKNDPDKEYNMPKDGTVHELTSNAILFLQQLLDFHETAGAMLASQETSSSASSYTSEFNKRLLSTYICKVLGNLQLNLLSKSKVYEDSALSAIFLHNNYNYTLKSLEKSELIQLVTVTQKKAENSYRELIEQQIQMYQHSWLKVTEHLTSRNMPVFQPGAKLKDKERQVIKDKFKGFNDGLEELCKIQKGWAIPDKEQRDFIRQAQRRVVSEAYRAFLHRCANISFTKNPEKYHKYRPEEVEEMIEKLFDTSA from the exons ATGGTTCACACCGAGGACGCGTCCTCCAGgaagagggagatagaggagaaGCTGAAGCAG GAGCAAGAGACGCTGTCCTTCATCCGGGAAAACCTGGAGAAGAGCGACCAGCAGACCAAGGGGATG GTCTCCATCCTGTCGTCGTTCGAGAGCCGCCTGATGCAGCTGGAGAACTCCATCATTCCGGTGCACAAGCAGACGGAGAACCTGCAGCGCCTGCAGGAGAACGTGGACAAGACCCTGTCCTGCATGGACCACGTCATCAGCTACTACCACGTGGCCAAAGACACCGACAGGATCATCAGGGAGGG GCCGACGGGCAGACTGGACGAGTACCTCGCTTGCATCGCAAAGATTCAGAAAGCTGTGGAGTACTTCCAGGACAACAACCCGGACAGCCCCGAGCTCAACACTGTG AAAGCGCGCTTTGAGAAGGGCAAAGAGCTGCTGGAGGCGGAGTTCCGCAGCCTGCTGACCCGCTACAGTAAACCCGTTCCCCCGATCCTCATCCTGGACGCCATCGGCGTggacgaggagctggaggtcCAGGAGGACGTGGTGCTGGAGCACCTGCCCGAAGCCGTGCTCCAGGACATCATCTGCATCGCCGGCTGGCTGGTGGAGTACGGACGCAACCAGG attTCATGAACGTCTACTTCCAGATCCGGTCCAACCAGCTGGATCGCTCCATCAAAGGTCTGAAGGATCACTTCCGCAAGAACAGCGCCTCCTCCGGGATCCTCTACTCGCCCGCCGTCCAGACCAAACGCAAGGACACGCCCACCAAGAAGGCCCCAAAGAGACCAG GCAAAGACGACGTCCTGGACATCGAGATCGACTCGTACATCCACTGCATCAGCGCCTTCGTGAAGCTGGCCCAGAGCGAGTACGCCCTGCTGGCGGAGATCATCCCCGAGCACCACCAGAAGAAGACCTTCGACTCGCTCATCCAG GAGGCGCTGGACAACCTGATGCTGGAGGGGGACAACATCGTGTCTGCCGCCCGTAGAGCCATCATGCGTCACGACTACTCGGCCGTGCTCACCATCTTCCCGATCCTCCGGCACCTGAAGATGAACAAGTCCGAGTTCGACGCCACGCTGCAG ggaaCAGCAGCGAGCACCAAGAACAAGCTGCCGACTCTCATCACTTCCATGGAAACGATCGGAGCCAAAGCTCTGGAGGAGTTCGCAGACAGCATCAAG AACGATCCCGATAAAGAGTACAACATGCCGAAGGATGGAACCGTCCACGAGCTGACCAGCAAT GCCATCCtgttcctgcagcagctgctggactTCCACGAGACAGCCGGAGCCATGCTGGCCTCACAAG AGacgagctcgtcggcgagcagCTACACCTCAGAGTTCAACAAGCGGCTCCTCAGCACGTACATCT GTAAAGTGTTGGGCAACCTGCAGCTGAACCTGCTCAGCAAGTCCAAAGTGTACGAGGACTCGGCGCTGAGCGCCATCTTCCTGcacaacaactacaactacaccCTCAAGTCTCTGGAGAA GTCCGAGTTGATCCAGCTGGTGACGGTGACTCAGAAGAAAGCGGAGAACTCGTACCGGGAGCTGATCGAGCAGCAGATCCAGATGTACCAGCACAG CTGGCTGAAGGTCACGGAGCACCTGACGAGCAGGAACATGCCCGTCTTCCAGCCCGGCGCCAAG ctgaaaGATAAAGAGCGACAGGTGATAAAAGACAAATTCAAG GGCTTCAACGACGGGCTGGAGGAGTTGTGCAAGATCCAGAAGGGCTGGGCCATCCCGGACAAAGAGCAGCGGGACTTCATCCGTCAGGCCCAGAGGAGGGTGGTGTCGGAGGCCTACAGGGCCTTCctgcacag ATGCGCCAACATCTCGTTCACCAAGAACCCCGAAAAGTACCACAAGTATCGcccggaggaggtggaggaaatgaTCGAGAAGCTGTTCGACACGTCGGCTTGA
- the exoc7 gene encoding exocyst complex component 7 isoform X2 — protein sequence MVHTEDASSRKREIEEKLKQEQETLSFIRENLEKSDQQTKGMVSILSSFESRLMQLENSIIPVHKQTENLQRLQENVDKTLSCMDHVISYYHVAKDTDRIIREGPTGRLDEYLACIAKIQKAVEYFQDNNPDSPELNTVKARFEKGKELLEAEFRSLLTRYSKPVPPILILDAIGVDEELEVQEDVVLEHLPEAVLQDIICIAGWLVEYGRNQDFMNVYFQIRSNQLDRSIKGLKDHFRKNSASSGILYSPAVQTKRKDTPTKKAPKRPDLDLRVKHLSDALTEKHGAASGKDDVLDIEIDSYIHCISAFVKLAQSEYALLAEIIPEHHQKKTFDSLIQEALDNLMLEGDNIVSAARRAIMRHDYSAVLTIFPILRHLKMNKSEFDATLQGTAASTKNKLPTLITSMETIGAKALEEFADSIKNDPDKEYNMPKDGTVHELTSNAILFLQQLLDFHETAGAMLASQETSSSASSYTSEFNKRLLSTYICKVLGNLQLNLLSKSKVYEDSALSAIFLHNNYNYTLKSLEKSELIQLVTVTQKKAENSYRELIEQQIQMYQHSWLKVTEHLTSRNMPVFQPGAKLKDKERQVIKDKFKGFNDGLEELCKIQKGWAIPDKEQRDFIRQAQRRVVSEAYRAFLHRCANISFTKNPEKYHKYRPEEVEEMIEKLFDTSA from the exons ATGGTTCACACCGAGGACGCGTCCTCCAGgaagagggagatagaggagaaGCTGAAGCAG GAGCAAGAGACGCTGTCCTTCATCCGGGAAAACCTGGAGAAGAGCGACCAGCAGACCAAGGGGATG GTCTCCATCCTGTCGTCGTTCGAGAGCCGCCTGATGCAGCTGGAGAACTCCATCATTCCGGTGCACAAGCAGACGGAGAACCTGCAGCGCCTGCAGGAGAACGTGGACAAGACCCTGTCCTGCATGGACCACGTCATCAGCTACTACCACGTGGCCAAAGACACCGACAGGATCATCAGGGAGGG GCCGACGGGCAGACTGGACGAGTACCTCGCTTGCATCGCAAAGATTCAGAAAGCTGTGGAGTACTTCCAGGACAACAACCCGGACAGCCCCGAGCTCAACACTGTG AAAGCGCGCTTTGAGAAGGGCAAAGAGCTGCTGGAGGCGGAGTTCCGCAGCCTGCTGACCCGCTACAGTAAACCCGTTCCCCCGATCCTCATCCTGGACGCCATCGGCGTggacgaggagctggaggtcCAGGAGGACGTGGTGCTGGAGCACCTGCCCGAAGCCGTGCTCCAGGACATCATCTGCATCGCCGGCTGGCTGGTGGAGTACGGACGCAACCAGG attTCATGAACGTCTACTTCCAGATCCGGTCCAACCAGCTGGATCGCTCCATCAAAGGTCTGAAGGATCACTTCCGCAAGAACAGCGCCTCCTCCGGGATCCTCTACTCGCCCGCCGTCCAGACCAAACGCAAGGACACGCCCACCAAGAAGGCCCCAAAGAGACCAG atCTCGACCTCCGGGTCAAACACCTGTCTGACGCTCTGACCGAGAAGCACGGGGCCGCCTCAG GCAAAGACGACGTCCTGGACATCGAGATCGACTCGTACATCCACTGCATCAGCGCCTTCGTGAAGCTGGCCCAGAGCGAGTACGCCCTGCTGGCGGAGATCATCCCCGAGCACCACCAGAAGAAGACCTTCGACTCGCTCATCCAG GAGGCGCTGGACAACCTGATGCTGGAGGGGGACAACATCGTGTCTGCCGCCCGTAGAGCCATCATGCGTCACGACTACTCGGCCGTGCTCACCATCTTCCCGATCCTCCGGCACCTGAAGATGAACAAGTCCGAGTTCGACGCCACGCTGCAG ggaaCAGCAGCGAGCACCAAGAACAAGCTGCCGACTCTCATCACTTCCATGGAAACGATCGGAGCCAAAGCTCTGGAGGAGTTCGCAGACAGCATCAAG AACGATCCCGATAAAGAGTACAACATGCCGAAGGATGGAACCGTCCACGAGCTGACCAGCAAT GCCATCCtgttcctgcagcagctgctggactTCCACGAGACAGCCGGAGCCATGCTGGCCTCACAAG AGacgagctcgtcggcgagcagCTACACCTCAGAGTTCAACAAGCGGCTCCTCAGCACGTACATCT GTAAAGTGTTGGGCAACCTGCAGCTGAACCTGCTCAGCAAGTCCAAAGTGTACGAGGACTCGGCGCTGAGCGCCATCTTCCTGcacaacaactacaactacaccCTCAAGTCTCTGGAGAA GTCCGAGTTGATCCAGCTGGTGACGGTGACTCAGAAGAAAGCGGAGAACTCGTACCGGGAGCTGATCGAGCAGCAGATCCAGATGTACCAGCACAG CTGGCTGAAGGTCACGGAGCACCTGACGAGCAGGAACATGCCCGTCTTCCAGCCCGGCGCCAAG ctgaaaGATAAAGAGCGACAGGTGATAAAAGACAAATTCAAG GGCTTCAACGACGGGCTGGAGGAGTTGTGCAAGATCCAGAAGGGCTGGGCCATCCCGGACAAAGAGCAGCGGGACTTCATCCGTCAGGCCCAGAGGAGGGTGGTGTCGGAGGCCTACAGGGCCTTCctgcacag ATGCGCCAACATCTCGTTCACCAAGAACCCCGAAAAGTACCACAAGTATCGcccggaggaggtggaggaaatgaTCGAGAAGCTGTTCGACACGTCGGCTTGA
- the exoc7 gene encoding exocyst complex component 7 isoform X1, whose amino-acid sequence MVHTEDASSRKREIEEKLKQEQETLSFIRENLEKSDQQTKGMVSILSSFESRLMQLENSIIPVHKQTENLQRLQENVDKTLSCMDHVISYYHVAKDTDRIIREGPTGRLDEYLACIAKIQKAVEYFQDNNPDSPELNTVKARFEKGKELLEAEFRSLLTRYSKPVPPILILDAIGVDEELEVQEDVVLEHLPEAVLQDIICIAGWLVEYGRNQDFMNVYFQIRSNQLDRSIKGLKDHFRKNSASSGILYSPAVQTKRKDTPTKKAPKRPGTIRKAQNLLKQYSQHGLDGKKGGSNLTPLEGKDDVLDIEIDSYIHCISAFVKLAQSEYALLAEIIPEHHQKKTFDSLIQEALDNLMLEGDNIVSAARRAIMRHDYSAVLTIFPILRHLKMNKSEFDATLQGTAASTKNKLPTLITSMETIGAKALEEFADSIKNDPDKEYNMPKDGTVHELTSNAILFLQQLLDFHETAGAMLASQETSSSASSYTSEFNKRLLSTYICKVLGNLQLNLLSKSKVYEDSALSAIFLHNNYNYTLKSLEKSELIQLVTVTQKKAENSYRELIEQQIQMYQHSWLKVTEHLTSRNMPVFQPGAKLKDKERQVIKDKFKGFNDGLEELCKIQKGWAIPDKEQRDFIRQAQRRVVSEAYRAFLHRCANISFTKNPEKYHKYRPEEVEEMIEKLFDTSA is encoded by the exons ATGGTTCACACCGAGGACGCGTCCTCCAGgaagagggagatagaggagaaGCTGAAGCAG GAGCAAGAGACGCTGTCCTTCATCCGGGAAAACCTGGAGAAGAGCGACCAGCAGACCAAGGGGATG GTCTCCATCCTGTCGTCGTTCGAGAGCCGCCTGATGCAGCTGGAGAACTCCATCATTCCGGTGCACAAGCAGACGGAGAACCTGCAGCGCCTGCAGGAGAACGTGGACAAGACCCTGTCCTGCATGGACCACGTCATCAGCTACTACCACGTGGCCAAAGACACCGACAGGATCATCAGGGAGGG GCCGACGGGCAGACTGGACGAGTACCTCGCTTGCATCGCAAAGATTCAGAAAGCTGTGGAGTACTTCCAGGACAACAACCCGGACAGCCCCGAGCTCAACACTGTG AAAGCGCGCTTTGAGAAGGGCAAAGAGCTGCTGGAGGCGGAGTTCCGCAGCCTGCTGACCCGCTACAGTAAACCCGTTCCCCCGATCCTCATCCTGGACGCCATCGGCGTggacgaggagctggaggtcCAGGAGGACGTGGTGCTGGAGCACCTGCCCGAAGCCGTGCTCCAGGACATCATCTGCATCGCCGGCTGGCTGGTGGAGTACGGACGCAACCAGG attTCATGAACGTCTACTTCCAGATCCGGTCCAACCAGCTGGATCGCTCCATCAAAGGTCTGAAGGATCACTTCCGCAAGAACAGCGCCTCCTCCGGGATCCTCTACTCGCCCGCCGTCCAGACCAAACGCAAGGACACGCCCACCAAGAAGGCCCCAAAGAGACCAG GGACCATTCGCAAGGCTCAGAACCTTCTGAAACAGTACTCACAGCATGGGCTGGATGGGAAAAAGGGGGGCTCTAACCTCACTCCTCTGGAAG GCAAAGACGACGTCCTGGACATCGAGATCGACTCGTACATCCACTGCATCAGCGCCTTCGTGAAGCTGGCCCAGAGCGAGTACGCCCTGCTGGCGGAGATCATCCCCGAGCACCACCAGAAGAAGACCTTCGACTCGCTCATCCAG GAGGCGCTGGACAACCTGATGCTGGAGGGGGACAACATCGTGTCTGCCGCCCGTAGAGCCATCATGCGTCACGACTACTCGGCCGTGCTCACCATCTTCCCGATCCTCCGGCACCTGAAGATGAACAAGTCCGAGTTCGACGCCACGCTGCAG ggaaCAGCAGCGAGCACCAAGAACAAGCTGCCGACTCTCATCACTTCCATGGAAACGATCGGAGCCAAAGCTCTGGAGGAGTTCGCAGACAGCATCAAG AACGATCCCGATAAAGAGTACAACATGCCGAAGGATGGAACCGTCCACGAGCTGACCAGCAAT GCCATCCtgttcctgcagcagctgctggactTCCACGAGACAGCCGGAGCCATGCTGGCCTCACAAG AGacgagctcgtcggcgagcagCTACACCTCAGAGTTCAACAAGCGGCTCCTCAGCACGTACATCT GTAAAGTGTTGGGCAACCTGCAGCTGAACCTGCTCAGCAAGTCCAAAGTGTACGAGGACTCGGCGCTGAGCGCCATCTTCCTGcacaacaactacaactacaccCTCAAGTCTCTGGAGAA GTCCGAGTTGATCCAGCTGGTGACGGTGACTCAGAAGAAAGCGGAGAACTCGTACCGGGAGCTGATCGAGCAGCAGATCCAGATGTACCAGCACAG CTGGCTGAAGGTCACGGAGCACCTGACGAGCAGGAACATGCCCGTCTTCCAGCCCGGCGCCAAG ctgaaaGATAAAGAGCGACAGGTGATAAAAGACAAATTCAAG GGCTTCAACGACGGGCTGGAGGAGTTGTGCAAGATCCAGAAGGGCTGGGCCATCCCGGACAAAGAGCAGCGGGACTTCATCCGTCAGGCCCAGAGGAGGGTGGTGTCGGAGGCCTACAGGGCCTTCctgcacag ATGCGCCAACATCTCGTTCACCAAGAACCCCGAAAAGTACCACAAGTATCGcccggaggaggtggaggaaatgaTCGAGAAGCTGTTCGACACGTCGGCTTGA
- the tvp23b gene encoding Golgi apparatus membrane protein TVP23 homolog B translates to MLTEDTNDEDVSLFDAEEDVKKKKKNMKHPLASFFHLFFRVSAVLVYLLCGLFSSSFIACMVAIILLLSCDFWTVKNITGRLMVGLRWWNQVDDDGHSHWVFESRKGAGKPAVSDSESRIFWIGLIVCPVLWVVFAFSTLFSFKIKWVPVVAMGVVLQGANLYGYVRCKVGGKTSLKNMATNYFGRQFLKQTLSKEEES, encoded by the exons ATGCTAACAGAA GACACCAACGATGAAGACGTGTCTCTGTTTGACGCGGAGGAAgacgtgaagaagaagaagaagaacatgaa acaccccctggcctccttcttccacctgtTCTTCCGGGTCAGCGCTGTGCTCGTCTACCTGCTCTGCGgcctcttcagcagcagcttcatcGCCTGCATGGTGGCCAtcatcctgctgctgtcatgtgacTTCTGGAccgtaaag aacATCACTGGGAGGCTGATGGTGGGTCTGAGGTGGTGGAACCAGGTGGACGACGACGGACACAGCCACTGGGTGTTCGAGTCCAGGAAG GGCGCCGGGAAGCCGGCGGTGTCGGATTCCGAGTCGCGGATCTTCTGGATCGGGCTGATCGTGTGTCCGGTCCTCTGGGTGGTCTTCGCCTTCAGCACCCTCTTTTCCTTCAAGATCAAATGGGTG CCGGTGGTGGCGATGGGGGTGGTGCTGCAGGGCGCCAACCTCTACGGCTACGTGCGCTGCAAAGTGGGAGGCAAGACCAGCTTGAAGAACATGGCCACCAACTACTTTGGACGGCAGTTCCTCAAACag ACGCTGTCTAAAGAAGAGGAATCGTAG
- the trim16 gene encoding tripartite motif-containing protein 16, whose product MADTAAGGPAAGGPPAGGPAAGGPPAGGPAAGGPAGGPAGGPAAGGPAPGSGVPSGSSSVSGSCNGVQSEVKSPQCPGPVPKQNGTGIGSKEEQDPKGAEEEETKIQEDLKESEDPEKPEGEPHADRGLENGAPEEEAKEEPPGPDDVVCDSCIESPCRALKSCLTCLVSYCEAHLRPHLENPKFQNHRLVEPLRDIERRTCESHKWPLELFCCADERCVCQDCVEEEHRGHNTVPVEEARGRIEKELREKHGEMVKTVKAGENAINKLQLNTVSIEHSVTEVRAVIESQFEELQAVLERAKREVTEILEGEEKQALRQAEGIRVHLEQRCTELKKTQGQMEKLAKNKNDVDFLQEYSEWKKEATDISLPGVYIGLTDRLNSFSRVIVDSTEELCAMLVSSYIDKVKETCTSDKMGIKTTVHEIIATKHNMMLPDPKTHEDFLNYVAPVSFDGDTAHKFLRLTEEGRKVTNTTPWQHPYPDAPERFDNWRQVLATESFYLGRHYFEADISGEGTHIGLTYKSIDRKGNESNGCITGNNFSWCLQWNGRTFSAWHSDVETPLTVEKFTRIGVYVDYTRGLLAFYGVDGAMTLIHEYKADFLEPIYPAFWLSKKENVVALVAPGEPLRLKSPSPPTSPACGSIVSKLAAQQ is encoded by the exons ATGGCAGATACAGCGGCAGGAGGACCAGCGGCAGGAGGACCACCGGCAGGAGGACCAGCGGCAGGAGGACCACCGGCAGGAGGACCAGCGGCAGGAGGACCAGCAGGAGGACCAGCAGGAGGACCAGCGGCAGGAGGACCGGCCCCCGGCTCAGGTGTGCCGAGCGGGAGCAGCTCTGTTTCTGGCTCCTGCAACGGGGTCCAAAGCGAGGTCAAAAGCCCCCAGTGCCCTGGACCAGTGCCCAAACAGAACGGGACTGGGATCGGGagcaaagaggagcaggaccctaagggggcggaggaggaggagaccaaaatCCAGGAAGACCTGAAGGAGTCCGAGGACCCCGAGAAGCCCGAGGGGGAGCCGCATGCGGACAGAGGGCTGGAAAACGGAGCCCCCGAagaggaggcgaaggaggagcCGCCGGGCCCCGATGACGTGGTGTGCGACTCGTGCATCGAGAGCCCCTGCAGGGCCCTCAAGTCCTGCCTCACCTGCCTGGTGTCCTACTGCGAGGCCCACTTGCGGCCGCACCTGGAGAACCCCAAGTTTCAGAACCACCGGCTGGTGGAGCCGCTGCGGGACATCGAGCGGCGGACCTGCGAGAGCCACAAGTGGCCCCTGGAGCTCTTCTGCTGCGCCGACGAGCGCTGCGTGTGCCAGGACTGCGTGGAGGAGGAGCACCGGGGCCACAACACGGTGCCCGTGGAGGAGGCTCGCGGACGCATAGAG AAGGAGCTGAGGGAGAAGCACGGCGAGATGGTGAAGACGGTGAAGGCCGGCGAGAACGCCATCAACAAGCTCCAGCTCAACACGGTGTCCATCGAG CACTCGGTGACGGAGGTGCGAGCGGTGATCGAGAGCCAGTTCGAGGAGCTGCAGGCGGTGCTGGAGCGGGCCAAGCGGGAGGTGACGGAGATCCTGGAGGGCGAGGAGAAGCAGGCGCTGAGGCAGGCCGAGGGCATCCGGGTCCACCTGGAGCAGAGGTGCACGGAGCTGAAGAAGACGCAGGGCCAGATGGAGAAGCTCGCCAAGAACAAAAACGATGTGGATTTCTTACAG gagtaTTCCGAGTGGAAGAAGGAGGCCACTGACATCTCTCTGCCCGGCGTCTACATCGGCCTGACGGACCGCCTGAACTCCTTCAGCCGTGTGATCGTGGACTCCACGGAGGAGCTGTGCGCCATGCTGGTGTCCTCGTACATCGACAAGGTTAAAGAGACGTGCACGAGCG ACAAAATGGGAATAAAGACGACCGTTCACGAAATTATTGCAACCAAGCACAACATGATGTTACCGGATCCAAAGACACACGAGGACTTCCTCAATT ATGTCGCCCCCGTGAGTTTCGACGGCGACACCGCTCACAAGTTCCTGAGGCTGACGGAGGAAGGCAGGAAGGTGACCAACACCACGCCCTGGCAGCACCCTTATCCCGACGCGCCCGAGAGGTTCGACAACTGGCGCCAGGTGCTGGCGACGGAGAGCTTCTATCTGGGGCGGCACTACTTCGAGGCGGACATCAGCGGCGAGGGCACGCACATCGGCCTGACCTACAAGAGCATCGACCGCAAGGGCAACGAGAGCAACGGCTGCATCACGGGGAACAACTTCTCCTGGTGCCTCCAGTGGAACGGGCGCACCTTCTCCGCCTGGCACAGCGACGTGGAGACGCCCCTCACCGTGGAGAAGTTCACGCGCATCGGGGTCTACGTGGACTACACCCGAGGCCTCCTGGCGTTCTACGGCGTGGACGGCGCCATGACGCTCATCCACGAGTACAAGGCAGACTTCCTGGAGCCTATTTACCCGGCTTTCTGGTTGTCCAAGAAGGAGAACGTCGTCGCCTTGGTGGCGCCGGGGGAACCGCTGCGGCTCAAAAgcccctctcctcccacctcaCCTGCATGCGGATCTATTGTTTCTAAACTAGCAGCACAGCAATGA